Proteins co-encoded in one Bremerella sp. TYQ1 genomic window:
- a CDS encoding PHB depolymerase family esterase: METSFATGADTFACRMAIPTRTSSNAPLIVAWHGIGDSAESMAAYSQLDHFAAKQGAIVVYPDAAGKLWQVPRKEVPDAADDRDLQRFDTIVDNISRQYNIDDSRIYVIGMSHGATFAQWLAAKRSTTITAVVAQSGPPPSTMPGNELNVPVLLIAGQDDPAHDAIRQAHQRYQAAGVPTQFISVPNIGHAWATSQNDAIAKFLSHASR, from the coding sequence GTGGAAACTTCGTTCGCTACCGGGGCAGATACTTTCGCTTGCCGCATGGCGATCCCCACGCGGACGTCCTCGAACGCACCGCTGATCGTTGCCTGGCATGGCATCGGTGATTCGGCCGAATCGATGGCCGCCTATTCGCAGCTCGATCATTTTGCCGCAAAGCAGGGAGCAATCGTCGTCTATCCGGACGCAGCAGGAAAGCTATGGCAGGTTCCACGGAAAGAAGTCCCAGACGCCGCTGACGATCGAGACTTACAGCGGTTCGATACCATCGTCGACAATATATCGCGTCAATATAATATCGATGATAGTCGTATTTATGTGATCGGTATGTCGCACGGGGCGACGTTTGCTCAGTGGTTGGCCGCGAAGCGAAGCACGACGATCACCGCCGTCGTCGCGCAATCCGGTCCACCACCTTCCACGATGCCCGGCAATGAACTGAACGTGCCGGTCCTGCTAATCGCGGGGCAAGACGATCCTGCCCACGATGCCATCCGCCAGGCTCACCAGCGTTATCAAGCCGCAGGAGTGCCGACTCAATTCATTTCGGTTCCCAACATCGGCCATGCCTGGGCGACTTCCCAGAACGACGCAATCGCCAAATTTCTATCCCACGCTTCGCGGTAG
- a CDS encoding peptidylprolyl isomerase, whose amino-acid sequence MKVAKNTVVSIAYTLKDSEGNLLDSADASDPLAYLHGVGNLISGMEKALDDRNSGESFEVVIPAAEGYGTIDEDLFWELEKSQFAELGDVEEGTQFVLETEDDQVLVTVIEIQDDMVVVDGNHELAGEDLHFEITVVDVREATPEEIEHGHAHGPGSAHDHD is encoded by the coding sequence ATGAAAGTTGCCAAGAATACGGTTGTTTCCATTGCCTACACGTTGAAGGATTCGGAAGGGAATCTGCTCGATTCGGCAGACGCGTCCGATCCGTTGGCCTATCTGCACGGCGTCGGCAATTTGATTTCCGGGATGGAAAAAGCTCTCGATGACCGCAATTCGGGCGAATCGTTCGAAGTCGTGATTCCAGCCGCAGAAGGTTACGGCACCATCGACGAAGATCTCTTCTGGGAACTCGAAAAGAGCCAGTTCGCCGAGTTGGGCGACGTGGAAGAAGGGACGCAGTTTGTTCTGGAAACGGAAGACGATCAGGTCTTAGTCACCGTCATCGAAATCCAAGACGACATGGTTGTCGTCGACGGTAATCATGAACTGGCTGGTGAAGACTTGCACTTCGAGATCACCGTGGTCGATGTCCGCGAAGCGACCCCGGAAGAAATCGAGCATGGCCACGCCCACGGCCCTGGAAGTGCCCACGATCACGACTAG
- a CDS encoding UbiD family decarboxylase has translation MGYRTLRACVDDLQRNGHLVVLENDVDAHLEIAEIQRRVYLNGGPAVLFTNVKDCRFPMVGNLFGSMERARFIFRDTLETVKRLIELKIDPNQLFKAPMRYATAPLGALSMLPKKVRSGPIFQNEIKLTDLPKLVSWPDDGGPYVTLPQVFTEDQQTGGLAHSNLGMYRVQIAGNEFDPTGEVGLHYQIHRGIGVHHSAAISQGEPLRVNIFVGGNPAMTLAAVMPLPEGLSELGFAGALAGHRIPMATSRSKLPIYAEADFCISGTIHAGEEKLEGPFGDHLGYYSLKHLFPTMRVEKVYHRDGAIWPFTVVGRPPQEDTTFGELIHEITGPVIPTVLPGIKEVHAVDAAGVHPLLLAIGSERYVPYEERRRPKELMTQAAAILGQGQMSLAKYLFIAAEQDDPSMDLHEICPFLLHMLRRVDWRRDIHFLTETTIDTLDYSSGEFNHGSKAIIAAVGPPQRELPTEIPGNLNLPDGFRTPKIAMPGVLVVSGPKYETARQEVEPSIERFAAFYSPSDSINTFPLVIIADESEFTAQTLNNLLWVTFTRSNPAADIHGIGSFTRQKHWGCEGSLIIDARIKPWNAPPLIEDPEVTAKVDALAAKGGPLAKYL, from the coding sequence ATGGGCTATCGAACGCTCCGCGCTTGCGTCGACGACTTGCAACGAAATGGGCACCTCGTTGTTCTTGAAAACGACGTCGACGCTCATTTAGAAATCGCCGAGATTCAGCGACGTGTTTACCTCAACGGTGGACCGGCTGTTCTTTTCACGAACGTGAAAGATTGCCGCTTTCCGATGGTCGGTAACTTGTTCGGATCGATGGAGCGAGCCAGGTTTATCTTTCGCGATACGCTGGAAACCGTTAAGCGGTTGATCGAACTGAAGATCGATCCGAATCAGCTGTTCAAAGCTCCCATGCGATATGCCACGGCGCCGTTGGGGGCACTTTCGATGCTGCCGAAGAAGGTCCGCAGCGGACCGATCTTTCAGAACGAGATCAAGCTGACCGACTTACCGAAGCTTGTTTCATGGCCTGACGATGGCGGCCCTTACGTAACGCTGCCGCAAGTTTTTACGGAAGACCAGCAAACCGGTGGCCTGGCTCATTCCAACCTCGGCATGTATCGCGTACAGATCGCAGGCAACGAGTTCGACCCGACCGGCGAAGTAGGGCTGCACTATCAAATTCATCGCGGCATCGGTGTGCATCATTCCGCCGCGATCTCCCAAGGGGAACCGCTGCGAGTCAATATCTTTGTCGGCGGCAATCCGGCGATGACGCTTGCCGCGGTGATGCCGTTGCCGGAAGGGCTTTCAGAACTTGGCTTCGCAGGCGCACTCGCAGGGCACCGAATACCAATGGCGACTTCGCGATCGAAACTGCCGATCTATGCCGAGGCGGACTTCTGCATCAGCGGAACGATTCATGCTGGGGAAGAAAAGCTGGAAGGGCCGTTTGGCGATCACCTGGGTTATTACAGCCTGAAGCATCTTTTTCCGACGATGCGTGTCGAGAAGGTTTATCACCGCGACGGGGCGATTTGGCCGTTTACGGTCGTGGGACGTCCGCCGCAGGAAGACACGACGTTCGGCGAACTGATTCACGAGATCACCGGGCCGGTCATTCCGACGGTGCTTCCAGGCATCAAAGAAGTGCACGCGGTCGATGCGGCCGGAGTGCATCCGTTGCTGTTGGCGATCGGCAGCGAACGGTATGTCCCGTACGAAGAGCGGCGGCGACCGAAAGAATTGATGACGCAAGCGGCGGCGATTCTGGGGCAAGGACAAATGTCGCTGGCCAAATATCTGTTCATCGCGGCCGAGCAAGACGATCCGAGCATGGATTTGCACGAGATCTGCCCCTTTCTGCTCCATATGCTGCGGCGTGTCGATTGGCGGCGTGACATTCATTTCCTGACCGAGACAACGATTGATACGCTCGACTATTCGAGCGGCGAATTCAACCATGGTTCGAAGGCGATCATTGCCGCAGTCGGTCCACCGCAGCGCGAGTTGCCAACCGAAATCCCAGGCAACTTGAACTTGCCGGATGGTTTCCGCACACCAAAAATCGCCATGCCAGGCGTGCTGGTCGTCAGTGGCCCGAAGTACGAAACGGCACGCCAGGAAGTCGAACCATCGATCGAGCGTTTCGCCGCGTTCTATTCGCCGAGCGATTCGATCAATACGTTCCCGCTGGTGATCATCGCCGATGAAAGCGAGTTCACTGCCCAGACGCTAAACAACCTGTTGTGGGTCACGTTCACGCGAAGCAATCCAGCCGCCGACATCCACGGCATCGGCAGCTTTACCCGACAAAAACATTGGGGCTGCGAAGGCTCGCTAATCATCGACGCCCGAATCAAACCCTGGAACGCCCCGCCGCTGATCGAAGACCCCGAGGTAACCGCCAAAGTCGACGCCCTGGCCGCCAAGGGAGGCCCGCTGGCGAAATATCTGTAA
- a CDS encoding VCBS repeat-containing protein, translating to MRRLLSLSLLLALPCLSFAAAPENFTVKVLGVDANEGCDIADFDGDGKLDVIAGRNWYRNGDWLPRPVRMFEDKGGYVHSNGDFAQDVNGDGHVDVIAGDFFQGKVNWYENPGSPANLQGYLWKEHNLIDTKLTTNEATIMVDLDGDGIEEWVTNQWNPKNPLLACRFTKGDNGEPQLTSFKIGGQNGHGIGVGDINNDGRLDILVGQGWYEGPEGGPWSSEWAFHADWNEHLPCPMLVTDVNGDGKNDIIASKAHGFGLWVWLATGTDKDGKLTFEQKMIDDTFSQAHCLHLADLNGDGQDDLITGKRVRAHNGNDPGGKEPPVLNYYTWDKELNFTQQTINRGEVGIGLQIRTADIDGDGDIDVVVAGKDGTQILFNPLKD from the coding sequence ATGCGTCGACTGTTGAGCCTATCCCTGTTGCTTGCGTTGCCCTGCTTGAGCTTTGCTGCCGCTCCGGAGAACTTCACCGTGAAAGTCCTTGGGGTCGATGCCAACGAAGGCTGCGACATCGCCGACTTCGATGGCGACGGCAAGTTGGACGTCATCGCTGGACGCAACTGGTATCGCAACGGCGATTGGCTTCCTCGTCCGGTTCGCATGTTTGAAGACAAAGGGGGCTACGTGCATTCCAACGGCGATTTCGCCCAAGACGTCAACGGCGATGGCCATGTCGACGTGATCGCCGGGGACTTTTTCCAAGGGAAAGTCAACTGGTACGAGAACCCTGGTTCCCCTGCGAACTTGCAAGGTTATCTCTGGAAAGAGCACAACCTGATCGATACCAAGCTGACGACCAACGAAGCGACGATCATGGTCGACTTGGACGGCGATGGTATCGAAGAATGGGTCACGAATCAGTGGAACCCTAAGAACCCACTGTTGGCCTGCCGCTTTACGAAGGGAGACAATGGCGAGCCACAGCTGACTTCCTTCAAGATCGGCGGTCAGAACGGGCACGGCATCGGCGTTGGCGATATCAACAACGATGGCCGTTTGGATATCCTCGTCGGCCAAGGCTGGTACGAAGGCCCCGAAGGTGGTCCCTGGTCGAGCGAGTGGGCGTTTCATGCCGATTGGAACGAACACCTCCCCTGCCCGATGCTCGTTACGGACGTCAATGGTGACGGCAAAAACGACATTATCGCCAGCAAAGCGCATGGCTTTGGGCTTTGGGTTTGGCTGGCTACCGGAACCGATAAGGACGGCAAGCTGACGTTCGAACAAAAGATGATCGACGACACCTTCAGCCAGGCCCACTGTCTTCATCTGGCTGATTTAAACGGCGACGGCCAAGACGACCTGATCACCGGCAAACGCGTGCGTGCCCACAACGGCAACGACCCCGGCGGCAAAGAACCACCGGTGCTGAACTACTATACCTGGGACAAAGAACTGAACTTCACCCAACAGACCATCAACCGAGGCGAAGTCGGCATCGGCCTTCAAATCCGCACCGCCGACATCGACGGCGATGGAGACATTGATGTCGTAGTCGCCGGAAAAGACGGCACACAGATTTTGTTCAATCCGTTGAAGGACTAA
- a CDS encoding HAMP domain-containing sensor histidine kinase — protein sequence MRWPLIYQVTLPLTLWTLVTVFALSLLNLWYAQTETGEEVEARLAAINQQLTEVRFPLSQPVLEQIQGLTGTQLAVTDRQGELIRSTTEITPEELLTLLKDDAPGVVDLSEVIQLAGQSYFHSTTTSRFSGSGEVTVHLLYPKANYDRRVAQSFWPLMLLGLTAVGPMLLVASFLTVRITRPVTRLQKQVDRIAEGDFVEVPPGKTDDELRDLSLAINRMSQQLESYETKVRTMERAQVLGQIGAGFSHQIRNAMTGGQLALGLHRLDCSQPDCESLQVAQRQMAMVEHMVQSMLRLGRKQGIEHREIDVPQLIENTVSMVEPQAQHHQLAIRQSVNLPAGMTITGDFVLLQTCLMNLLLNGIEALQTAHAVPGYVAEKGSRKDDLTIEAVTHENEKWITIRVCDEGMGPSEDVADQLFEPLVTTKQEGTGLGLPVVREIVELHGGTIEWYRVDGKTCFHITLPRAESE from the coding sequence ATGCGTTGGCCGTTAATCTATCAAGTCACTCTTCCGCTGACGCTTTGGACGTTAGTGACGGTCTTTGCGCTTTCGCTGTTGAATCTGTGGTACGCCCAAACGGAAACCGGCGAGGAGGTCGAAGCGCGCCTGGCGGCGATCAATCAGCAACTGACCGAGGTACGTTTTCCACTGTCGCAGCCGGTGCTGGAGCAAATTCAAGGACTTACCGGAACACAGTTGGCGGTGACCGATCGGCAAGGGGAGCTGATTCGTTCGACGACCGAAATCACCCCGGAGGAACTGCTGACACTCTTGAAAGATGACGCCCCAGGCGTGGTCGATCTGAGTGAAGTGATTCAACTGGCCGGGCAAAGTTATTTCCACAGCACGACAACTTCGCGGTTTTCTGGCAGCGGCGAAGTAACGGTCCATTTGCTATACCCGAAAGCAAATTACGATCGCCGCGTCGCGCAGTCTTTCTGGCCCCTAATGCTGCTCGGTCTGACTGCGGTTGGACCAATGTTGTTGGTTGCTTCGTTTCTGACGGTACGGATCACACGCCCCGTAACGCGGCTGCAAAAACAGGTCGACCGGATTGCGGAAGGAGACTTCGTGGAAGTGCCGCCAGGAAAGACCGACGACGAACTTCGCGATCTTTCGCTGGCGATCAATCGCATGTCACAGCAGTTGGAGTCGTACGAAACCAAAGTACGCACCATGGAACGTGCTCAGGTTCTCGGGCAGATCGGCGCTGGCTTCTCGCATCAAATTCGCAATGCGATGACCGGTGGGCAGTTGGCATTGGGGCTGCATCGTTTGGATTGCAGCCAGCCTGATTGCGAGAGCCTTCAAGTTGCCCAGCGGCAGATGGCGATGGTGGAACACATGGTGCAGTCAATGCTGCGATTGGGGCGGAAACAGGGTATCGAGCATCGCGAGATCGACGTCCCGCAGCTGATCGAGAATACCGTTTCGATGGTCGAACCTCAGGCCCAGCATCATCAGCTGGCGATTCGGCAGTCCGTCAATCTACCGGCGGGGATGACGATTACCGGTGATTTTGTTTTGCTGCAAACGTGCCTGATGAACTTGCTGCTCAACGGGATCGAAGCGTTGCAAACAGCCCACGCGGTACCAGGGTACGTAGCAGAGAAGGGGAGCCGAAAGGACGATTTGACGATCGAGGCGGTCACGCACGAAAACGAAAAATGGATTACAATCCGAGTATGCGACGAGGGAATGGGCCCGTCAGAAGACGTCGCGGATCAGCTGTTCGAGCCTTTGGTGACGACCAAACAGGAAGGAACCGGGCTAGGGCTTCCGGTGGTCCGCGAGATTGTCGAACTGCACGGGGGAACGATTGAGTGGTACCGAGTCGATGGGAAAACGTGCTTTCATATCACCCTTCCTCGCGCAGAGTCTGAATAG